A window of the Syntrophothermus lipocalidus DSM 12680 genome harbors these coding sequences:
- a CDS encoding Mrp/NBP35 family ATP-binding protein — protein sequence MSNGESCKTCPSSQDGSCSQAQSIEEKSLVGCFNHVKNMIAVMSGKGGVGKSTVSSLLALSLRQKGYEVGILDADITGPSIPKAFGIARSPGVTPFGIQPPETRTGIKLMSINLLLPNEDDPIIWRGPLLAGGVKQFWEETDWRELDFMIVDLPPGTGDVPLTVLQSLPVTGVVIVTSPQDLVSMVVKKSIKMTQKLDKPILGLIENMSGVVCPCCGTFLEVFGRNRGQKVAEEMNIPYLGSLKWDPELIEMADEGTIEDYKSEAVEEITVRLLEEVKGKNPAPEEA from the coding sequence GTGAGTAACGGTGAGAGTTGCAAAACCTGTCCCTCAAGCCAAGATGGGAGCTGCAGTCAAGCTCAGTCCATCGAGGAAAAGTCTCTGGTAGGTTGCTTTAACCACGTCAAGAACATGATCGCGGTGATGAGCGGGAAAGGCGGGGTAGGCAAGTCTACGGTCAGCAGTCTTCTCGCTCTCAGCCTGAGACAGAAAGGCTACGAGGTCGGGATACTGGATGCGGACATCACAGGTCCTAGTATTCCAAAAGCGTTCGGCATTGCGAGGAGCCCGGGCGTGACCCCGTTCGGCATACAGCCGCCGGAAACCCGGACCGGTATCAAGCTCATGTCCATCAACCTGCTCTTGCCCAACGAGGATGATCCCATAATCTGGAGAGGTCCGCTTCTCGCCGGGGGGGTAAAGCAGTTTTGGGAGGAAACGGACTGGCGCGAACTGGATTTCATGATCGTGGACCTTCCACCCGGCACCGGGGATGTGCCTCTAACGGTCTTGCAGAGCCTGCCGGTTACCGGAGTAGTGATAGTCACATCCCCGCAGGACCTGGTATCGATGGTGGTCAAAAAATCGATAAAAATGACACAAAAGCTGGACAAGCCTATTTTGGGACTGATTGAAAACATGAGCGGTGTGGTATGCCCGTGCTGCGGAACCTTCCTGGAAGTCTTCGGGCGCAACCGCGGCCAAAAAGTCGCGGAGGAAATGAACATTCCTTATTTAGGGAGCTTGAAGTGGGATCCTGAGTTAATCGAGATGGCTGACGAAGGTACTATTGAAGACTACAAGTCGGAAGCAGTAGAAGAGATAACGGTAAGGTTGCTCGAAGAGGTGAAAGGGAAAAACCCTGCGCCTGAAGAGGCTTAG
- a CDS encoding DUF5320 domain-containing protein, with protein MPGFNGTGPLGYGPGTGRGFGPCGAGRRMGRGLGRGFFGLGGRGFGRGFGRGFWGFFGGFPGQNQEALKNYRRYLEQELKAVDSYLEDAKED; from the coding sequence ATGCCTGGATTTAACGGAACCGGACCGTTGGGATATGGACCGGGGACCGGAAGGGGTTTTGGACCCTGCGGAGCTGGCCGGCGTATGGGAAGAGGCTTGGGCCGGGGATTTTTCGGCTTGGGCGGCAGAGGATTTGGAAGAGGTTTCGGCCGCGGTTTCTGGGGCTTTTTCGGAGGCTTCCCCGGCCAGAATCAGGAGGCTTTGAAAAATTACCGCCGGTACCTGGAACAAGAGCTAAAAGCGGTAGACAGTTACCTGGAAGACGCTAAGGAAGATTAA
- a CDS encoding C1 family peptidase, which translates to MSDYRHRKLGAIPSPKDHRDFHVARFVQVERSFPVEFKVAPLIPEPYDQDDVGACVAYSLKAIKEIQEQKERNTYTRYSAAYIYGAREQKHYRGEGMIPREALEILLKRGVCREQLLPGIYPYPVAATMITEAMHHDAYPQRIKAYAAAYRVEEIKSALMDLGPVMAVIPVYDSFYQGGHLPRPDPIKENMYGFHALVLVGWTKDNRWLALNSWGKDWGELGGYCTLPFDYPFSEIWTITDLVVQPEPKVYEIFVSPWRKGSRRAWLVHMGLFATKEEAVEQVIKPLQDDLARAGQKLKINT; encoded by the coding sequence ATGTCCGACTACCGTCACCGCAAACTCGGGGCTATTCCCAGCCCCAAAGATCACCGCGATTTTCACGTTGCCCGTTTTGTGCAAGTCGAGAGGTCTTTCCCGGTTGAATTCAAGGTAGCGCCTCTGATACCAGAGCCTTACGATCAAGATGATGTAGGAGCCTGCGTAGCCTATTCTCTGAAAGCAATCAAAGAAATTCAAGAACAAAAAGAAAGGAATACGTACACTCGTTACTCCGCTGCTTACATCTACGGAGCCCGAGAGCAAAAACACTATCGGGGTGAAGGGATGATACCGCGTGAGGCCTTAGAAATCCTGCTCAAACGCGGAGTATGCCGGGAGCAATTGCTTCCGGGGATTTACCCATACCCGGTAGCAGCTACTATGATAACCGAGGCCATGCACCATGACGCCTACCCGCAAAGAATCAAGGCTTACGCCGCGGCTTATCGGGTTGAGGAAATCAAATCCGCCTTAATGGATCTGGGTCCGGTGATGGCAGTGATTCCAGTTTATGACAGCTTTTACCAGGGAGGCCACCTGCCCAGACCCGACCCCATCAAAGAGAATATGTACGGGTTTCACGCCCTGGTTCTGGTGGGCTGGACCAAAGATAACCGGTGGTTAGCCCTGAATTCGTGGGGAAAAGACTGGGGAGAGTTGGGGGGTTATTGTACCTTGCCCTTCGATTATCCATTCTCCGAAATATGGACCATAACCGATCTGGTAGTTCAACCCGAACCCAAAGTTTACGAGATCTTTGTTTCGCCGTGGCGCAAGGGCAGCCGCAGAGCCTGGCTGGTCCACATGGGACTGTTCGCTACCAAGGAGGAAGCAGTAGAACAGGTAATCAAGCCTCTGCAGGATGACCTAGCTAGGGCCGGTCAGAAGCTAAAAATCAACACCTGA
- a CDS encoding PRC-barrel domain-containing protein: MKKTQEIIGLPVFSIVDGKEVGQVKDLVINPEEGSIEYLLVNGGNWYVGAKVLPYRAVMGIGAHAVTTESENLLTNLNESTNASVLLQRNIKVKGTKVLTKKGNLLGVVSEYEVDENTGKITSLEFKSLDGEGETTVIRANQVLTFGKDVLVVEEKLGEVGPTRRPSTTGEVAASGNEGQSVSGEESGRESAATKLFVERQRQFLMGKRVIQEIRDDAGNVIIPEGALIDEAVLDIAEAHGRLIELSQNIKP; the protein is encoded by the coding sequence ATGAAAAAAACCCAGGAGATCATTGGGCTGCCGGTTTTTTCTATAGTCGATGGGAAGGAGGTTGGGCAGGTAAAGGACTTGGTGATCAATCCGGAAGAGGGTTCGATTGAATACCTTTTGGTGAACGGGGGCAACTGGTACGTGGGGGCCAAGGTTCTTCCCTACCGTGCTGTCATGGGGATCGGGGCCCATGCGGTCACGACTGAGAGTGAGAACCTTTTGACCAATTTGAACGAGTCGACCAATGCCAGCGTCCTTCTCCAGCGAAACATCAAAGTGAAGGGGACAAAGGTCTTGACCAAGAAAGGTAACCTGCTGGGTGTGGTCAGCGAGTATGAGGTGGATGAAAACACCGGTAAGATAACCAGTTTGGAGTTTAAATCCCTGGATGGAGAAGGCGAAACCACGGTGATCAGGGCTAATCAGGTTCTTACCTTTGGTAAGGACGTACTGGTAGTGGAAGAGAAACTGGGCGAGGTTGGGCCTACCCGCCGCCCGTCGACAACCGGGGAAGTAGCGGCATCCGGGAACGAAGGCCAAAGCGTTTCGGGAGAGGAGTCAGGACGAGAATCCGCGGCAACCAAGCTGTTTGTGGAAAGGCAGAGACAGTTCCTCATGGGCAAGAGGGTTATTCAGGAGATTAGAGACGATGCCGGCAATGTAATCATACCCGAAGGTGCTCTTATAGACGAAGCTGTTTTGGATATCGCCGAGGCCCACGGTAGGCTTATCGAACTATCACAGAATATCAAACCGTAA